The Fusobacterium sp. FSA-380-WT-3A genome has a window encoding:
- a CDS encoding ribosomal-processing cysteine protease Prp: MTKIEVIRKKGSIVKYQATGHSEYEEYGYDIVCAALSTALQMPLAGFQDVLDIYPRFEINSDGFICVDLDGMNLKGKEREVHTLLESMVVILRGLAKEYPKNIKLVEKEEN, from the coding sequence ATGACAAAGATTGAAGTTATTAGAAAAAAAGGTAGCATAGTAAAATATCAAGCTACTGGACATTCAGAATATGAAGAATATGGATATGATATAGTTTGTGCAGCTTTATCTACTGCATTACAAATGCCTCTTGCTGGATTTCAAGATGTGTTAGATATTTATCCAAGATTTGAAATAAATTCTGATGGTTTCATATGTGTCGACCTTGACGGTATGAATTTAAAAGGAAAAGAAAGAGAAGTGCATACTCTTTTAGAAAGCATGGTAGTAATCCTTAGAGGATTAGCCAAAGAATATCCGAAAAATATAAAGCTTGTAGAGAAGGAGGAAAATTAG
- a CDS encoding ATP-binding protein, with protein sequence MDTIVKIYNDRIEIISLGEIPSNISPKGLTLGISVCRNDEIMEVFRYLGITSRTGKGIEKILREYKEYKLKPTIESLGGVYRITLSKISYTINGIKIKKTYRKILDILDEKGTITNEELQALIGLTSSGVIKNLKEMLELGLIEKIREGRNIRYKKVIK encoded by the coding sequence GTGGATACTATAGTTAAAATATATAATGATAGAATAGAGATAATATCTTTAGGAGAGATACCAAGTAATATTTCTCCTAAAGGATTAACTCTAGGAATATCAGTTTGTAGAAATGATGAGATAATGGAAGTTTTTAGATATTTAGGAATTACAAGTAGAACAGGTAAAGGGATAGAGAAAATACTTAGAGAATACAAAGAATATAAGTTAAAACCTACAATAGAATCACTAGGTGGAGTATATAGAATAACATTATCAAAGATAAGTTATACAATAAATGGAATTAAAATAAAGAAAACTTATAGAAAAATATTAGATATATTAGATGAAAAAGGAACTATAACAAATGAGGAATTACAAGCACTAATAGGATTAACAAGTAGTGGAGTAATAAAAAATTTAAAGGAAATGTTAGAACTAGGACTTATAGAAAAAATAAGAGAGGGAAGAAATATAAGATATAAGAAAGTAATAAAATAG
- the rplU gene encoding 50S ribosomal protein L21: protein MYAVIKTGGKQYKVAEGDVLRVEKLNAEVNQTVELTDVLLVANGDDVKVGTPVVEGAKVLVEVLNQGKGAKVINFKYKPKTGNHRKKGHRQLFTEIKVTAINA from the coding sequence ATGTACGCAGTTATAAAAACTGGTGGTAAACAGTACAAAGTTGCAGAAGGTGATGTTTTAAGAGTTGAGAAGCTTAATGCTGAAGTTAATCAAACAGTAGAATTAACAGATGTTCTATTAGTAGCTAACGGAGATGACGTTAAAGTTGGAACTCCAGTAGTTGAAGGAGCAAAAGTTCTAGTGGAAGTTTTAAACCAAGGAAAAGGTGCAAAAGTTATTAACTTCAAATACAAGCCAAAAACAGGAAACCACAGAAAAAAAGGTCATAGACAACTTTTCACTGAAATTAAAGTTACAGCAATCAATGCATAA
- a CDS encoding tyrosine-type recombinase/integrase codes for MIKLEKNGIITGSKTEAGRDRFIPINEKILPFIKNRMENKTEYFLITNRFKPYTYTGYRKIFVNTLYQLKIEKHTIHDCRHTTATLLSNAGANPTAIKNILGHSDYKITEKIYTHKDEEELSKAINMM; via the coding sequence TTGATAAAGTTAGAAAAAAATGGAATTATAACAGGTTCAAAAACAGAAGCAGGAAGAGATAGATTCATTCCTATCAATGAAAAAATACTTCCTTTCATAAAGAATAGAATGGAAAATAAAACAGAATATTTCTTAATAACTAATAGATTTAAACCTTATACTTATACAGGTTATAGAAAAATATTTGTAAATACCTTATATCAACTAAAAATTGAAAAACATACTATCCATGATTGTAGACATACTACAGCTACCTTATTATCAAATGCAGGTGCAAACCCTACAGCAATAAAAAATATCTTAGGGCATAGTGACTACAAAATAACTGAAAAAATATATACTCATAAAGATGAGGAAGAATTGTCAAAAGCTATAAATATGATGTAG
- the rpmA gene encoding 50S ribosomal protein L27, with protein sequence MLFTLNIQLFAHKKGQGSVKNGRDSNPKYLGVKKYDGEAVKAGNIIVRQRGNQFHAGANMGEGKDHTLFALIDGYVKFERLGRDKKQVSVYETK encoded by the coding sequence ATGTTATTTACATTAAATATACAATTATTTGCACATAAAAAAGGACAAGGTTCTGTTAAAAACGGAAGAGATTCTAATCCTAAATACCTTGGAGTTAAAAAATATGATGGAGAAGCTGTTAAAGCTGGAAACATCATAGTTAGACAAAGAGGAAATCAATTCCACGCAGGTGCAAATATGGGAGAAGGTAAAGACCATACATTATTTGCATTAATCGACGGATATGTAAAATTCGAAAGATTAGGAAGAGATAAGAAACAAGTTTCTGTTTACGAAACAAAGTAA
- a CDS encoding transcription repressor NadR produces the protein MLGEERREKILETLKKNSKPTSGGFFSETFSVSRQVIVQDIALLRAKGHDIISTARGYLLQEPVYFERVVEVSHNDENIEDELNLIVDLGGEVIDVFINHEVYGNLKAELNIKSRKDVKEFLKKIEEGASKPLKNLTSGNHFHTIRASSEKDLDYIEEELRNKNYIIK, from the coding sequence ATGTTAGGAGAAGAAAGAAGAGAAAAAATATTAGAAACTTTAAAGAAAAATTCTAAACCTACATCAGGTGGTTTTTTTTCAGAAACTTTTTCAGTTAGTAGACAAGTAATTGTTCAAGATATAGCCCTTTTAAGAGCCAAAGGACATGATATAATTTCTACAGCAAGAGGATATTTGCTACAAGAGCCTGTATATTTTGAAAGAGTTGTGGAAGTTTCTCATAATGATGAAAATATAGAAGATGAGTTAAATTTAATTGTAGATTTAGGTGGAGAAGTTATAGATGTCTTTATAAATCATGAGGTTTATGGAAATTTAAAAGCTGAATTAAATATAAAATCAAGAAAAGATGTAAAAGAATTCTTAAAAAAAATAGAAGAGGGGGCATCTAAACCACTAAAAAATTTAACTTCTGGAAATCATTTTCATACTATAAGAGCTTCTTCTGAAAAAGATTTGGATTATATTGAAGAGGAATTAAGAAATAAAAACTATATAATAAAATAA
- a CDS encoding autotransporter outer membrane beta-barrel domain-containing protein: MRNTDEKNLKRWLKRKVKVTLGMMVAFMITGTISFSQDSIIVEGENNTQIITEKDLNINKNNDMAISVTDGGKVEIQSENINISREGGTNQSAGTPCVHVSSIKLNEGKKNGGTLILGGKETKNINITSNATTGWAMGIKVRDELPTNNSENKKSYLEINSKNLTITTHSDGYYSTGILVQNTTTKSEEDTRAHLVINSENTVINVTSNMKNEKEASSIGIAAFSQAKVEVNGNLEINAENVIETRGGATTIINKDEKNTVKLNGDIVFSYNDKTSQTTRDANVIINLSNSDSYFNGNIMKTSDIENIPEEKDKVTGMQLGLSNGAQWTTDANSFVNKLTFNDGIININGGNGHTVQIDEIVGNGGTVNIKTSVTDNGFDAGIFNIDKATEGTSLDVNFTGITADDIANDINGNLGKLSGNITGEGIKSIDTTVRVEEGLTEGAITGNLGENGELNTSTIKQNKTTTTMDGLQALSTNTYIAWKQEMNSLNKRMGELRNSTGNEGVWARVYAGESEYNKGYENKYQTYQVGYDKKYSTDNGTGFIGYLVSYTQGDTDYSHNSYVTGDNTAVGGGIYGTWLGNNGDYVDVIFKVSRLENKYDVTSLSGINSSGDYHTFGMSLSTEYGRRFNLTKGFFIEPSVEMSLGRLGAEDYRTSSGLNVEQDTIYTAEGRVGTALGYNFDKGNVYVRVAGVKEFAGELDTTINGKTITEDLGDSWIEYGIGANYRVLENLNLYVDFERTGSAEVQTNWQGNLGFRYEF; this comes from the coding sequence ATGAGAAATACTGATGAAAAAAATTTAAAAAGATGGTTAAAAAGAAAAGTAAAGGTAACTTTAGGAATGATGGTTGCTTTTATGATAACAGGAACAATTTCTTTTTCACAGGATTCTATAATTGTAGAGGGAGAAAATAATACTCAAATAATAACGGAGAAGGATTTAAATATTAATAAAAATAATGATATGGCAATTTCTGTTACTGATGGAGGAAAAGTAGAAATTCAAAGTGAAAATATAAATATAAGTAGAGAAGGTGGAACAAATCAATCAGCAGGGACTCCTTGTGTTCATGTATCTTCAATTAAATTAAATGAAGGAAAAAAGAATGGGGGAACTTTAATTCTTGGTGGAAAAGAAACAAAGAACATAAATATAACATCAAATGCTACTACAGGATGGGCTATGGGGATTAAAGTAAGAGATGAACTACCAACAAATAATAGTGAAAATAAAAAAAGTTATCTAGAAATAAATTCTAAAAATTTAACAATAACAACTCATAGTGATGGATATTATTCAACAGGAATATTGGTTCAAAATACTACAACTAAGTCAGAAGAAGATACTCGAGCTCATTTAGTTATAAATTCTGAAAATACAGTAATAAATGTTACTTCTAATATGAAAAATGAAAAAGAAGCATCTTCAATAGGAATAGCAGCTTTTTCACAAGCTAAAGTAGAAGTAAATGGAAATTTAGAGATAAATGCAGAAAATGTTATAGAAACAAGAGGAGGGGCTACTACAATAATAAATAAAGATGAGAAGAATACAGTTAAATTAAATGGAGATATTGTATTCTCTTATAATGATAAGACTTCTCAAACAACTAGAGATGCAAATGTAATAATTAATTTGTCAAATTCAGACTCTTATTTTAATGGAAATATAATGAAAACATCAGATATAGAAAATATACCTGAAGAAAAAGATAAAGTTACAGGAATGCAATTAGGACTTTCTAATGGAGCTCAATGGACAACAGATGCTAATAGTTTTGTAAATAAATTAACTTTTAATGATGGAATAATAAATATTAATGGTGGAAATGGTCATACAGTTCAAATAGATGAAATAGTTGGAAATGGTGGAACTGTTAATATTAAAACTTCTGTTACAGATAATGGATTTGATGCTGGAATATTTAATATAGATAAAGCAACAGAAGGAACTTCTTTAGATGTAAACTTTACAGGAATAACTGCTGATGATATTGCAAATGATATAAATGGAAATTTAGGAAAATTATCAGGAAATATTACAGGAGAAGGAATAAAATCTATTGATACAACTGTAAGAGTAGAAGAAGGACTAACAGAAGGAGCTATCACAGGAAATTTAGGAGAAAATGGAGAGTTAAATACTTCTACAATAAAACAAAATAAAACAACAACTACAATGGATGGTTTACAAGCACTATCAACTAATACATATATAGCTTGGAAACAAGAGATGAATTCTTTAAATAAAAGAATGGGAGAATTAAGAAATTCTACAGGAAACGAAGGAGTTTGGGCTAGAGTTTATGCTGGAGAAAGTGAATACAACAAAGGATATGAAAATAAATATCAAACATATCAAGTAGGATATGATAAAAAATATTCAACTGACAATGGTACAGGATTTATAGGATATTTAGTAAGCTATACTCAAGGAGATACAGATTATTCTCATAACTCATATGTAACAGGAGATAATACAGCAGTAGGTGGTGGAATCTATGGAACTTGGTTAGGAAATAATGGAGATTATGTAGATGTAATCTTTAAAGTAAGTCGTTTAGAAAATAAATATGATGTAACAAGTTTAAGTGGAATAAATTCATCAGGAGATTACCATACATTTGGAATGAGCTTAAGTACAGAATATGGAAGAAGATTTAACTTAACAAAAGGATTCTTCATTGAACCAAGCGTAGAAATGAGTTTAGGAAGATTAGGAGCAGAAGATTATAGAACAAGTTCAGGATTAAATGTAGAGCAAGATACAATTTATACAGCAGAAGGAAGAGTAGGAACAGCTTTAGGATATAATTTTGATAAAGGAAATGTATATGTCAGAGTAGCTGGAGTAAAAGAATTTGCTGGAGAATTAGATACAACAATAAATGGAAAAACAATAACAGAAGATTTAGGAGATAGTTGGATAGAATATGGAATAGGAGCAAACTATAGAGTACTAGAAAATCTAAATCTATATGTAGACTTTGAAAGAACAGGAAGTGCAGAGGTACAAACAAATTGGCAAGGAAATTTAGGATTTAGATATGAATTCTAA
- a CDS encoding ATP-binding protein produces the protein MLVEELIKLIKNINKNKAEGQNIEVKTANKGCPKRLYDTLSSFSNQDNGGIIIFGLEEKNEFKAVGVYDVQDLQKCITEQCNQMEPAVRGVFTSTEFEGVNICSFEVPGIELTQRPCYYKGAGKIKGSYIRVGDADLPMTDYEIYSFEAFKKHVHDDEREVERATNSNMDMLEIERYLLNKKVEKPKFARLDNEQAYEMLGIKRNGKFTLASVMNFCLYPQGIFPQLGITAIVIPGNEIGELGDNNERFLDNKRIEGTISEMLEEALMFCKRNMKIKTIIDSGTGARKDKSEYPLNAIREAILNALIHRDYSVHTEGTPIQINFFKDRLEIHSPGGLYGRMTVEQLGKIRPDLRNPTLATMAESLNKTENRYSGIPTIRLEMKEWGLPEPVFKENRNEFIVILYNKEIGEEGTNSIEDKILNFCKEPKSRKEIAELLGVKTTTYAYSKYIEPLIKEGKLGLTIPEIVTSKNQKYYKR, from the coding sequence ATGTTAGTAGAAGAATTAATAAAATTGATTAAAAATATAAATAAAAATAAAGCAGAAGGACAAAATATAGAGGTAAAAACAGCAAATAAAGGTTGTCCAAAAAGATTATATGATACTCTTTCAAGTTTTTCTAATCAGGATAATGGAGGAATTATAATTTTTGGATTAGAAGAAAAAAATGAATTTAAAGCAGTTGGTGTTTATGATGTACAAGATTTACAAAAATGTATAACTGAACAATGTAATCAGATGGAACCAGCTGTAAGAGGAGTATTTACTTCAACAGAATTTGAAGGAGTAAATATTTGTTCTTTTGAAGTACCAGGAATTGAATTAACTCAAAGACCTTGTTATTATAAAGGTGCTGGAAAAATAAAAGGTTCATATATAAGAGTTGGAGATGCTGATTTACCAATGACTGATTATGAGATATACAGTTTTGAAGCTTTTAAAAAACATGTTCATGATGATGAAAGGGAAGTTGAAAGAGCGACTAATTCTAATATGGATATGCTAGAAATAGAGAGATATCTCTTAAATAAAAAAGTAGAGAAACCTAAATTTGCAAGGTTGGATAATGAACAAGCCTATGAAATGTTAGGAATAAAAAGAAATGGAAAATTTACTTTAGCTTCTGTTATGAATTTTTGTTTATATCCTCAAGGAATTTTTCCACAGTTAGGAATAACTGCTATTGTTATTCCAGGGAATGAGATAGGAGAATTAGGAGATAATAATGAAAGATTTTTAGATAATAAAAGGATAGAGGGAACTATTTCAGAAATGTTAGAGGAAGCTTTAATGTTTTGTAAAAGAAACATGAAAATTAAAACTATTATTGATAGTGGAACAGGAGCGAGAAAAGATAAAAGTGAATATCCACTAAATGCCATAAGAGAAGCTATTTTGAATGCTCTTATTCATAGGGACTATAGTGTTCATACTGAAGGAACTCCTATTCAAATAAACTTTTTTAAAGATAGATTAGAGATTCATAGTCCTGGTGGACTTTATGGAAGAATGACAGTTGAACAATTAGGTAAAATTAGACCTGATTTAAGAAATCCAACTCTTGCTACAATGGCTGAAAGTTTAAATAAAACAGAAAATCGTTATTCAGGAATACCTACAATAAGATTAGAGATGAAAGAATGGGGATTACCAGAACCTGTATTTAAAGAAAATAGAAATGAATTTATTGTTATATTATATAATAAAGAGATTGGAGAAGAGGGAACGAATTCTATTGAGGATAAAATTTTAAACTTTTGTAAAGAGCCGAAAAGTAGAAAAGAGATAGCTGAATTACTAGGAGTAAAGACAACAACTTATGCTTATTCAAAATATATAGAACCTTTGATTAAAGAAGGAAAACTTGGTTTAACTATTCCAGAAATTGTAACAAGTAAAAATCAAAAATATTATAAAAGATAG